From Anaerolineales bacterium, one genomic window encodes:
- a CDS encoding alcohol dehydrogenase catalytic domain-containing protein — translation MLAAVYHGPNDLRLEHVPEPSIGPGDLLMKVVAAGICGTDLRIIRGDHRKFPIGTVRIPGHEIVGTIQEVGSEVKGFVVGQVVFIAPNIGCGHCRECVSGSTNLCGSFDAIGITLDGGFAEYLRVPATAVLQGNVMPLNTGVDPAAAAMIEPFACVLRGQDAIRILPGEVVLVMGAGPIGVMHVKLARLRGAGRILVSEPFPRRAAQISSMGADRVVNPTEEDLATIVAEETRGRGAEVVIVAAPVHSAQESALHLAGVGGRILFFGGLPKDRPRIAFDSNLLHYKELVVTGTTACSTGDCLRATAIVNSGRIDLSDVVSHRFSLAAAADAFATAESRDSLKVILEP, via the coding sequence TTGCTGGCGGCGGTCTATCACGGCCCCAATGACTTGCGGCTTGAGCACGTTCCCGAGCCCTCGATCGGCCCCGGGGATCTCCTGATGAAGGTGGTGGCCGCAGGCATTTGCGGCACAGACCTGCGCATCATACGCGGTGATCACCGCAAGTTTCCGATTGGCACCGTCCGGATTCCCGGTCACGAGATCGTGGGCACCATCCAGGAGGTTGGTTCCGAGGTCAAGGGGTTTGTGGTCGGGCAAGTCGTCTTCATCGCGCCGAACATCGGCTGCGGCCACTGCCGCGAATGTGTCTCGGGAAGCACCAACCTGTGTGGCAGCTTTGATGCGATTGGCATCACTCTCGATGGCGGCTTCGCCGAATACTTGCGTGTGCCTGCGACTGCTGTGCTGCAGGGAAACGTCATGCCCCTGAACACGGGCGTCGATCCGGCTGCGGCTGCCATGATCGAACCATTCGCCTGCGTGCTGCGGGGACAGGACGCCATACGAATCCTTCCAGGAGAGGTGGTCCTGGTGATGGGCGCCGGACCCATCGGGGTCATGCATGTCAAGCTTGCGCGTCTGCGCGGGGCCGGGAGGATTCTGGTCAGTGAGCCTTTCCCGAGGCGGGCAGCCCAGATTTCGAGCATGGGCGCAGACCGGGTTGTCAATCCCACCGAGGAGGACCTTGCGACCATAGTGGCTGAGGAGACCCGGGGGCGGGGCGCGGAGGTCGTCATCGTGGCGGCCCCTGTTCATTCTGCACAGGAATCGGCGCTGCATCTGGCCGGAGTGGGTGGCAGGATCCTGTTCTTCGGCGGTCTACCGAAGGATCGACCCAGGATTGCATTCGACTCGAACCTGCTGCACTACAAGGAATTGGTGGTTACAGGGACGACGGCTTGCAGCACCGGCGACTGTTTGCGGGCGACCGCGATTGTCAACTCCGGACGGATTGATCTGAGCGACGTGGTCAGTCATCGTTTTTCAC
- a CDS encoding Gfo/Idh/MocA family oxidoreductase, with protein MKNPVRVCVIGAGRVGRLHSASIARYVPSGRVVAIVDPVAEVLETTANEFGIEGRFASLEQALEKVDFEGVVVTTPTPVHKPITILAAEHGKHVFLEKPMALSLPECDDMIAAARRNDVLLQLGFMRRFDPEFVAAAKRIEAGEIGQPMMIKTLTHGPGLPPLWARDLTTSNGNLAEVNSHDWDTIRWLMGSDYERVYAEVTNFKGRRHNIDTPGYYDHAMVTVRLVSGGLGMISSICPCDYGYDARVEIHGEKGIMLIGELKGQAIVVGTDRDHGLVTPIFRTWPERFAWGYVHELEHFVQCIATGKEPRVGAAEGRWAVAGVLAATRSFQEHRPVYLKEILSR; from the coding sequence GTGAAGAATCCAGTCCGTGTGTGTGTGATTGGTGCGGGCCGCGTGGGCCGGCTCCATTCCGCCTCGATCGCCCGGTACGTGCCCAGCGGCCGGGTGGTGGCCATCGTTGATCCTGTGGCGGAGGTTCTCGAGACCACCGCCAACGAGTTTGGTATTGAGGGCCGGTTCGCAAGCCTGGAACAGGCGCTCGAGAAAGTGGACTTCGAAGGCGTGGTCGTCACTACGCCCACGCCCGTGCACAAGCCGATCACTATCTTGGCGGCCGAGCATGGAAAGCACGTGTTCCTGGAAAAGCCGATGGCGCTCAGCTTGCCGGAGTGTGACGACATGATCGCGGCCGCCCGGCGGAACGATGTGCTCCTCCAGCTGGGCTTCATGCGCCGCTTTGATCCGGAGTTTGTGGCGGCTGCCAAGCGAATCGAAGCCGGTGAAATCGGCCAGCCCATGATGATCAAGACCCTTACGCACGGCCCCGGCCTTCCGCCGCTTTGGGCCCGTGACCTGACTACCTCGAACGGTAATCTAGCGGAGGTCAATAGCCATGACTGGGACACCATTCGCTGGCTGATGGGTTCAGACTACGAGCGGGTCTATGCCGAGGTCACCAACTTCAAGGGCAGGCGGCACAACATCGATACCCCCGGCTACTACGACCATGCCATGGTGACCGTCCGCCTGGTCAGCGGCGGACTCGGGATGATTTCGAGTATCTGTCCCTGCGACTACGGCTACGACGCCCGCGTGGAAATCCATGGTGAGAAGGGCATTATGCTGATTGGCGAACTGAAAGGGCAGGCGATCGTCGTGGGCACCGACCGAGACCACGGCCTGGTGACCCCGATCTTCCGCACCTGGCCCGAGCGATTCGCCTGGGGCTATGTCCATGAGTTGGAGCACTTTGTCCAATGCATCGCGACGGGCAAGGAACCCAGGGTGGGTGCTGCGGAAGGACGATGGGCCGTCGCCGGCGTACTGGCGGCCACCCGTTCGTTCCAAGAGCATCGTCCCGTGTACCTGAAGGAGATCCTGAGCCGATGA